A segment of the Streptomyces pactum genome:
ACCGAGGTGTGGGTGGCCCACCGCCTGGTCCGGCCCTTCTTCGGCACCGGAGTGCTCGGCGGCTTCACCACCTTCTCCACCTACGCCGTCGGCAGCCGGAACCTGTTCGCCGCCGACCAGGTCCGCACGGGCCTGGCCTACCTCGCCGCGACCCCCCTCGCGGCACTCACGGCGGTGTGGCTCGCCGCATGGGCGGCCCGCCGCGCCCTGAAGTGGAAGCAGCCATGACGAGGCTGACCGGCGCAGCTCTGCGCGTCACCGTCTTCGTCGGCGAGAACGACACCTGGCACCATCGCCCCCTGTACTCGGAGATCGTCCACCGGGCCCACGCGGCGGGCCTCGCGGGCGCCAGCGTCTTCCGCGGCGTCGAGGGCTTCGGTGCCTCCTCGCTGATCCACACCACCCGGCTGCTGTCCCTGAGCGAGGACCTGCCGGTGGCCGTCGTCATCGTCGACACGGAGGAGCGGGTACGGGACTTCCTGCCGCGGCTCGACGAACTCGTCACCGAGGGCCTGGTCATCCTCGACGACTGCGAGGTCATCAGATACGTCGGCCGGAGCGGGACAACCGCCGGGACCGGCGAACCGGAGACGAAGGGCAAGAGGCCGTCGTGAACTGGCTGCTGGTCGTCGTGGGCGGCATGGTGGGCGCCCCGCTCCGCTACCTCACCGACCGAGCGGTGCAGTCCCGGCACGGTTCGGTCTTTCCCTGGGGCACCTTCACGGTGAACGCCGTCGGCTGTCTGGTCCTCGGCCTGCTGTCCGGCGCGGCACTCGCGGGGGCCGCGGGCTCCGACCTGCGGCTACTGCTCGGGACCGGGCTGTGCGGTGCCCTCACGACGTACTCGACCTTCTCCTACGAGACGCTCCGGCTGACCGAGACCGGAGCCCGCCTCCTGGCCGCCGTGAACGTGGCGGCGAGCGTGGCGGCCGGTCTGGGGGCGGCGTTCGCGGGGGTGACACTGGCCGACGCGCTCCGGGCCTGACGCCAGGCACCGACGCGCGTGTAGTAGGACTGGCCGGAGGAGACCTGGCCGCGGAAGACCTGGCCGCGGGAGGTCAGGTCACGGGAGGCCAGGTCGCAGGAGACCTGACCGCGCAAGACGGGGGGCGTCGGAAACCT
Coding sequences within it:
- the crcB gene encoding fluoride efflux transporter CrcB gives rise to the protein MTAPNTESVAVRPAWRVQAPVVLAISAGGGTGAAARYAASLWWPTHTGGFPWTTFWVNVAGCAVIGVFMVVITEVWVAHRLVRPFFGTGVLGGFTTFSTYAVGSRNLFAADQVRTGLAYLAATPLAALTAVWLAAWAARRALKWKQP
- a CDS encoding DUF190 domain-containing protein, producing MTRLTGAALRVTVFVGENDTWHHRPLYSEIVHRAHAAGLAGASVFRGVEGFGASSLIHTTRLLSLSEDLPVAVVIVDTEERVRDFLPRLDELVTEGLVILDDCEVIRYVGRSGTTAGTGEPETKGKRPS
- the crcB gene encoding fluoride efflux transporter CrcB; protein product: MNWLLVVVGGMVGAPLRYLTDRAVQSRHGSVFPWGTFTVNAVGCLVLGLLSGAALAGAAGSDLRLLLGTGLCGALTTYSTFSYETLRLTETGARLLAAVNVAASVAAGLGAAFAGVTLADALRA